In Paenibacillus sonchi, a single genomic region encodes these proteins:
- a CDS encoding GNAT family N-acetyltransferase yields MTLLETERLIIREFTYEDMEAVHAYASDPLVAKYMIWGPNSKEETRSYIGLTLEWQSQIPRKDFEFAVVLKETGQLIGGCGIHISEPGQGEIGYCFNPLFWRQGYTSEAAASLLDFGFQELNLHRIYATCRPENVGSAKVMHKLGMVYEGHLREHMWHKGRWHDSYQYSVLKPEYELQRGGR; encoded by the coding sequence GTGACTCTATTGGAAACAGAACGGCTAATCATTCGAGAGTTTACTTATGAAGATATGGAAGCTGTGCATGCATATGCTTCTGACCCTCTGGTGGCCAAGTATATGATCTGGGGACCGAACTCCAAAGAGGAAACAAGAAGTTATATCGGTCTGACCTTGGAATGGCAGAGCCAGATTCCGCGGAAGGATTTCGAGTTTGCCGTAGTTCTGAAAGAGACGGGTCAACTGATCGGCGGCTGCGGCATTCACATCAGTGAACCGGGGCAAGGGGAAATCGGCTATTGCTTCAATCCGCTGTTTTGGAGACAGGGATATACCTCCGAGGCTGCGGCTTCATTACTTGACTTCGGATTTCAGGAGTTGAATCTGCACCGGATCTACGCGACCTGCCGTCCGGAGAACGTGGGTTCAGCCAAGGTCATGCACAAGCTCGGCATGGTCTATGAAGGGCATTTGCGGGAGCATATGTGGCATAAGGGGAGGTGGCATGATTCATACCAGTATTCGGTTTTAAAGCCGGAATATGAGCTGCAGAGAGGGGGACGGTAA
- a CDS encoding class I SAM-dependent methyltransferase has protein sequence MPKMPETIKSMENLLSMLDSLMREPAPFWNKFYCNRTKGVPFFADKPDENLVSFVEAGVLQGGRMLELGCGPGRNAIYAALHGFDVDAVDLSEEAITWAKERAVEKNATVNFTLGSVFDLSPQSEYDLVYDAGCLHHLWPHRRIGYIEMIHHALKDGGYFGLTCFAPGFTEMGGAMEISDWDVYRDRSMHGGQAYSKEKLNEILGGYFEVVEIRMMKECTDNDPVFGVPFLWTSLWRKHSKG, from the coding sequence ATGCCCAAAATGCCGGAAACCATTAAAAGCATGGAGAATTTGCTCAGCATGCTGGATTCGCTGATGAGGGAGCCCGCCCCGTTTTGGAATAAATTCTATTGTAACCGAACGAAGGGAGTTCCCTTTTTTGCAGATAAGCCGGATGAGAATTTAGTCTCTTTTGTAGAAGCAGGAGTATTACAGGGAGGGCGAATGCTGGAGCTGGGCTGCGGTCCGGGAAGGAATGCGATTTATGCGGCGCTTCATGGCTTTGATGTGGATGCGGTAGATCTTTCAGAAGAAGCTATTACTTGGGCCAAAGAGCGGGCGGTTGAAAAGAATGCCACAGTGAACTTTACGCTCGGATCAGTTTTTGATCTGTCCCCCCAGTCCGAATATGATCTGGTCTATGATGCAGGCTGCCTGCACCACCTGTGGCCCCATCGGCGCATCGGATATATTGAGATGATCCATCATGCGCTGAAGGATGGAGGGTATTTTGGATTAACTTGTTTTGCTCCCGGGTTTACGGAAATGGGGGGAGCCATGGAAATAAGCGACTGGGATGTCTACCGGGATCGAAGCATGCATGGCGGACAAGCGTACAGCAAGGAGAAATTAAACGAAATCTTAGGCGGGTATTTTGAGGTGGTGGAGATTCGTATGATGAAGGAATGCACGGATAATGATCCTGTGTTCGGTGTTCCGTTTCTATGGACAAGCTTATGGAGAAAACACTCGAAGGGATAG
- a CDS encoding HesB/IscA family protein → MITISEAAAGQLKTMLAEQEIPNMFLRLGVTEGGCSGFSYAMGFDDNETDQDVYMDVQGMKVVVSKDDIRYLNGLEIDFEESGMTGGFTINNPNATATCGCGSSFRTKDDAGKPAAEPC, encoded by the coding sequence ATGATTACAATCAGTGAAGCAGCAGCAGGACAACTCAAGACCATGCTGGCTGAACAGGAAATCCCGAATATGTTCCTTCGTCTTGGTGTAACTGAAGGCGGCTGCAGCGGCTTCTCCTACGCTATGGGCTTCGACGACAACGAAACTGACCAGGACGTCTATATGGATGTGCAGGGCATGAAGGTTGTCGTTAGCAAAGATGATATCCGTTACCTGAACGGCCTCGAGATCGACTTCGAGGAATCCGGCATGACCGGCGGGTTCACCATCAACAATCCGAACGCCACCGCTACCTGCGGCTGCGGCTCAAGCTTCCGTACGAAGGACGATGCCGGCAAGCCTGCGGCTGAGCCTTGCTAA
- the mqnE gene encoding aminofutalosine synthase MqnE, whose product MSTLITPQTDARMANIIDKVRGGERLNLEDGVYLYGSNDLLTIGQLANEVNQRKNGNKVYFIENMSLYFTNVCEAHCAFCNFRKDDGEEGAYTLSGQEMVQYVEQHIHPGVREFHIVGGHNDKVPFQYYVDSLKALNEAFPQVTLKAYTAAEIDFFTRISGLSIREVLEELRAAGLQSLTGGGAEILSDQYRKKMRVNKANVEEYLEVHRTAHQLGMKTHTTMLYGSIESHEDRVRHMLQIRDLQDETNGFMVFIPLSMQPKNKNAGIMRRNSAYEDLKTIAISRLMLDNFDHIKAYFINIGPQLTQVALSFGASDVHGTILKERISHAAGALTPEGLTREELIWLVKGAGKIPVERDTFYNEIKVYE is encoded by the coding sequence ATGTCTACTCTTATAACACCCCAGACCGATGCCAGAATGGCGAACATTATCGACAAGGTTCGCGGCGGAGAAAGATTAAATTTGGAAGATGGCGTTTATTTATATGGAAGCAACGATTTGCTAACCATCGGCCAGTTGGCGAATGAGGTGAATCAGCGGAAGAACGGCAACAAGGTATATTTTATCGAAAATATGAGCCTATATTTCACCAATGTCTGCGAAGCACACTGCGCATTCTGCAATTTCCGCAAAGATGACGGTGAAGAAGGCGCCTATACCCTTTCCGGTCAGGAAATGGTGCAATATGTCGAACAGCATATCCATCCCGGAGTGCGCGAGTTCCATATTGTCGGCGGCCATAATGATAAGGTGCCCTTTCAATATTATGTTGATTCGCTCAAAGCCTTGAACGAAGCGTTCCCTCAGGTGACTTTGAAGGCGTACACAGCGGCAGAGATTGATTTCTTCACACGGATCAGCGGACTGAGCATCCGCGAGGTGCTTGAGGAGCTGCGTGCTGCCGGACTTCAGTCTCTTACTGGCGGCGGTGCAGAAATTCTGTCCGACCAATACCGGAAAAAAATGCGTGTCAACAAAGCCAATGTAGAGGAATATCTGGAGGTCCACCGGACCGCACACCAGCTCGGGATGAAGACTCATACCACGATGCTGTACGGCTCGATTGAATCGCATGAGGACCGCGTGCGCCATATGCTGCAGATCCGCGACCTGCAGGATGAAACGAACGGTTTCATGGTGTTCATCCCATTGTCTATGCAGCCCAAGAACAAGAATGCCGGCATTATGCGCCGCAACTCGGCTTATGAGGATCTCAAAACGATTGCGATCAGCCGTTTAATGCTGGATAATTTCGACCATATTAAGGCCTACTTCATTAATATCGGGCCACAGCTTACCCAAGTCGCACTCAGCTTCGGCGCCTCGGATGTGCACGGTACGATTCTGAAGGAACGCATCAGCCATGCGGCCGGAGCCTTGACTCCAGAGGGGCTGACCCGTGAAGAGCTGATCTGGCTGGTAAAAGGTGCCGGAAAGATTCCGGTAGAGCGGGACACGTTCTATAACGAAATTAAGGTATACGAATAA
- a CDS encoding NAD(P)/FAD-dependent oxidoreductase has product MRTLLVLGGGYGGLALIQELLDNHLPRDVEIVLVDRMPYQGIKTEYYALAAGTVTDYHLRIQFPVHPRLTVRYGEVGSIDLESRMIFLKTGEPMSYDILAIALGCTDNYHNIPGAEEHTCSIQSFSSTRETYRRLNDVRPYGTVNIVGGGLSGVEIAAELRESRPDLNISILDRGERVLSSFPAKLSQYVEEWFSEHHVETLGHISVSHVEKDAIFNGTQAIPGDVTVWTAGIQPVEVVQQLELPKDRGGRIIVEPYYNVADYPEVYVIGDCASLPFAPSAQAAGAQGEQVAQIMQALWRDETPKLHKIKLKGTLGSLGKNAGFGLMGRRSVMGRVPRLLKSGVLWMSKRHFG; this is encoded by the coding sequence ATGAGAACATTACTCGTCTTGGGCGGCGGCTACGGCGGCCTTGCCCTCATTCAAGAATTACTCGACAACCATCTGCCCCGCGATGTGGAAATTGTTTTAGTTGACCGGATGCCTTACCAGGGAATCAAGACAGAATACTACGCACTGGCTGCGGGCACCGTCACCGATTATCATTTGCGCATCCAGTTCCCGGTGCACCCGCGTCTTACTGTACGTTACGGCGAGGTAGGCTCCATAGATCTGGAGAGCCGGATGATCTTTTTGAAGACGGGAGAGCCCATGTCTTACGACATATTGGCCATTGCTCTCGGCTGTACGGATAATTATCATAATATTCCAGGTGCAGAAGAGCATACCTGCAGCATTCAGAGCTTCTCCAGTACACGCGAGACTTACCGGCGCCTGAATGATGTGAGGCCTTACGGAACTGTCAATATTGTAGGCGGAGGACTTAGCGGAGTGGAGATTGCTGCAGAGCTGCGGGAAAGCCGGCCCGATCTAAACATCTCTATTCTGGATCGTGGTGAACGTGTACTGTCCTCTTTTCCGGCAAAGCTGTCGCAGTATGTGGAGGAGTGGTTCAGTGAGCACCATGTGGAGACATTGGGTCATATCTCCGTATCCCATGTCGAAAAGGATGCCATCTTCAATGGCACCCAGGCTATTCCCGGTGATGTGACCGTATGGACCGCCGGCATCCAGCCGGTGGAGGTCGTGCAGCAGCTTGAGCTGCCGAAAGACCGGGGCGGACGAATTATTGTAGAGCCTTATTACAATGTGGCGGATTATCCGGAGGTCTATGTGATCGGCGACTGTGCCAGCCTTCCCTTCGCGCCAAGCGCGCAGGCGGCCGGAGCGCAGGGTGAACAGGTGGCGCAGATCATGCAGGCCCTATGGCGCGATGAAACGCCGAAGCTGCACAAGATCAAGCTGAAGGGCACCCTTGGCTCTTTGGGCAAAAATGCCGGTTTTGGCTTGATGGGCCGCCGCTCTGTCATGGGGCGGGTTCCCCGTTTGCTGAAAAGCGGTGTGCTCTGGATGTCCAAACGGCATTTTGGCTAA
- a CDS encoding YuzB family protein, with protein sequence MRPLIEFCASNIGHGTEPLKRKLELNPEYDVIEYGCLNNCGQCYLQPFAMLDGEIIEAETPEELEAAIEAAIKEQEAWDNLEID encoded by the coding sequence ATGAGACCACTTATTGAATTTTGTGCCAGCAATATCGGACACGGCACAGAACCGCTCAAGCGCAAGCTGGAACTCAATCCCGAATACGATGTCATTGAGTATGGCTGTCTGAACAATTGCGGACAATGCTATCTGCAGCCGTTCGCCATGCTTGACGGTGAGATCATTGAAGCGGAAACACCGGAAGAGCTTGAAGCGGCCATAGAGGCTGCAATAAAAGAACAAGAAGCCTGGGACAATCTTGAGATCGATTAG
- a CDS encoding NifU family protein: protein MSENLQSTTMYDEVLEVLDKLRPFLQRDGGDVELIDVEDGIVKLKLMGACGSCPSSTITLKAGIERALLEEVEGVEEVIQVF, encoded by the coding sequence ATGAGTGAGAATCTGCAAAGCACCACCATGTATGATGAAGTACTGGAAGTGCTCGATAAACTTCGTCCGTTCCTGCAGCGCGATGGCGGCGACGTCGAACTGATCGATGTAGAAGACGGCATTGTTAAGCTGAAGCTTATGGGTGCCTGCGGCAGCTGCCCAAGCTCCACGATCACGCTCAAAGCCGGGATCGAACGCGCCCTCCTTGAAGAAGTAGAAGGCGTAGAAGAAGTTATTCAAGTATTCTAA
- a CDS encoding RNA polymerase sigma factor — MPEELVIRDDNHRELFKALAKLRDKERNIIAMKYGAGLKNTEIAALLGVSESNIGVVVYRSLKKLHKALEAGGFKYE; from the coding sequence ATCCCCGAGGAACTGGTCATCCGGGATGACAATCACCGGGAATTATTCAAGGCCCTGGCGAAGCTGCGCGACAAGGAACGCAATATCATCGCGATGAAGTACGGCGCGGGACTGAAGAATACAGAAATAGCGGCTCTGCTGGGCGTAAGTGAATCCAATATTGGCGTTGTAGTGTACAGAAGCTTGAAAAAACTGCATAAAGCCTTGGAGGCAGGAGGGTTCAAATATGAGTAA
- a CDS encoding sigma-70 family RNA polymerase sigma factor, with amino-acid sequence MEIASVKTGTYRETTASAREEALSTEAFTRLYNLYQKRVYKYICYRINNHFAAEDICSQVFETVISKYETFSAEKSGFEVWLFAIVRNAVTDYFRRQKKGSHFSLDTLLDFVLPKPSPRNWSSGMTITGNYSRPWRSCATRNAISSR; translated from the coding sequence TTGGAAATTGCAAGCGTGAAGACTGGAACATATCGTGAGACAACTGCCAGTGCCCGGGAGGAAGCTTTGTCCACAGAGGCGTTCACCCGGCTCTATAATTTGTACCAGAAACGCGTTTACAAATATATCTGCTACCGGATCAACAATCATTTTGCCGCGGAAGATATCTGCAGCCAGGTATTCGAAACCGTCATTTCCAAATATGAAACCTTCTCAGCGGAAAAATCAGGGTTTGAGGTATGGCTGTTTGCGATTGTAAGAAATGCGGTGACGGATTATTTCCGCAGGCAAAAGAAAGGCAGCCACTTCTCGCTGGACACACTGCTGGATTTCGTACTCCCCAAGCCATCCCCGAGGAACTGGTCATCCGGGATGACAATCACCGGGAATTATTCAAGGCCCTGGCGAAGCTGCGCGACAAGGAACGCAATATCATCGCGATGA
- a CDS encoding MetQ/NlpA family ABC transporter substrate-binding protein produces the protein MKKVLLTFFSLTLVLVLAACGNNNKTNNAANSAATNAPAADASAEPATEPAAEPVTLVVGASPKPHAEILKAIAPLLEKQGIKLEIKEFTDYILPNTQLAENELDANFFQHKPYLDDQNKQNGTDLVSVTAVHVEPFGAYSKKIKSIGELADGAKVAIPNDATNGGRALILLAKNGLIKLKDDTNITSTTADITENPKNLKIVELEAAMLPRQLDEVDLALINTNYALEAKLVPTKDALFIEGTDSPYANLLVARPDNKDSDAIQKLAAALTSPEAKAFIEKEYQGSIIPAF, from the coding sequence ATGAAAAAAGTATTGCTCACATTCTTCAGTTTGACCTTGGTATTGGTGCTGGCAGCTTGCGGCAACAACAATAAAACTAATAATGCTGCAAATTCTGCGGCTACGAACGCTCCGGCTGCGGATGCTTCCGCAGAACCCGCAACTGAACCTGCTGCAGAACCGGTAACCCTGGTGGTTGGCGCATCGCCAAAACCGCATGCAGAAATTCTGAAGGCCATTGCTCCGCTTCTGGAGAAACAGGGCATCAAGCTGGAAATCAAGGAATTTACCGACTACATTCTGCCGAATACGCAGCTGGCCGAGAATGAACTGGATGCGAACTTCTTCCAGCACAAGCCTTATCTGGATGATCAGAATAAGCAAAACGGCACGGACCTCGTATCCGTAACAGCGGTTCACGTAGAACCTTTCGGTGCTTACTCCAAAAAAATTAAATCGATCGGCGAGCTGGCTGACGGTGCAAAAGTAGCGATTCCGAACGATGCCACCAACGGCGGCCGCGCGCTGATCCTCCTGGCCAAAAATGGCCTGATTAAGCTGAAGGACGATACGAATATTACCTCAACTACAGCCGATATCACGGAGAATCCGAAGAATCTCAAAATTGTAGAGCTTGAAGCCGCTATGCTGCCCCGCCAGCTGGATGAAGTAGATCTTGCTCTGATCAACACCAACTATGCCCTGGAAGCGAAGCTGGTTCCAACCAAGGACGCTCTGTTCATCGAAGGAACCGATTCTCCTTACGCCAATCTGCTGGTAGCGCGTCCTGACAACAAGGACTCCGATGCCATTCAGAAGCTGGCTGCAGCTCTGACTTCCCCGGAAGCCAAAGCCTTTATTGAAAAAGAATACCAAGGCTCGATCATTCCGGCATTCTAA
- a CDS encoding methionine ABC transporter permease: MGGLNFNEINWEEMLDAGIATLRMLAYSGIFTIILGLPLGIVLYLWGRSNHVLIRSIYSVLSFVVNILRSVPFIILMVALIPLSKSIMGTSIGVLGTIPALVIGAAPFFARLVETALREVDRGVIEAAQGMGASTGQIVWRVLLPEARPGLLAGVTITIVTLVSYTAMSGMIGGGGLGDLAIRYGYYRYEKEVMITSVALMVILVQLLQMAGDRLVQHFTRK, encoded by the coding sequence ATGGGCGGCTTGAACTTTAACGAGATTAACTGGGAAGAAATGCTCGATGCGGGTATAGCTACCCTCCGAATGTTGGCTTATTCCGGAATTTTCACAATTATTCTTGGTTTACCACTCGGAATTGTGTTATATTTATGGGGCAGATCAAATCACGTCTTAATCAGGTCGATTTACTCGGTATTATCATTTGTTGTAAATATTCTGCGGTCTGTGCCTTTTATCATCCTGATGGTCGCCTTGATTCCTCTAAGCAAGTCCATTATGGGGACTTCAATTGGCGTATTGGGGACGATTCCGGCGCTGGTGATCGGCGCGGCTCCGTTTTTTGCCAGACTGGTGGAGACGGCACTGCGCGAGGTTGACCGGGGTGTGATCGAAGCGGCGCAGGGAATGGGAGCCTCCACAGGCCAAATCGTTTGGCGTGTGCTTCTGCCCGAGGCCCGTCCGGGCCTGCTGGCCGGAGTGACGATTACGATTGTTACCTTGGTCTCTTACACAGCGATGTCTGGAATGATCGGCGGCGGGGGCCTGGGGGACCTGGCTATCCGTTACGGCTATTACCGTTACGAGAAGGAAGTTATGATTACCTCCGTGGCACTGATGGTTATTCTGGTGCAGCTGCTGCAAATGGCCGGCGACCGGCTGGTACAACATTTTACCCGGAAATAA
- a CDS encoding methionine ABC transporter ATP-binding protein, whose protein sequence is MIELKGLTKVYGKGSKAAMALSGLNLSIKKGEIFGVIGHSGAGKSTLIRCINLLERPTEGEVWVDGVELTSLSQGQLQEQRRKIGMIFQHFNLLSSATVYDNIAFPLRLAGTPKAQIERKVLELLALVGLEEHSRKYPAQLSGGQKQRVGVARALASDPDVLLCDEATSALDPQTTDSILRLLLDINRKFHLTIVLITHEMHVIQSICDRVAVIHGGGIVEQGEVADVFLKPQHEVTKDFIRSENQHEGPLRVALEAVHDKYSKSVKITFLGQKTYESTLSHVVRGTGVDFAILQGTISTIKEVPYGQLLVRFEGSAQAVEATLAELAAQGLDVEVFA, encoded by the coding sequence TTGATAGAGCTGAAAGGTTTGACCAAGGTATATGGAAAAGGCAGCAAAGCTGCAATGGCGCTTTCGGGTCTTAACCTGTCGATTAAAAAGGGTGAGATTTTTGGGGTGATCGGCCACTCCGGCGCCGGCAAAAGCACACTGATCCGCTGCATCAATCTGCTGGAACGCCCTACGGAAGGCGAAGTTTGGGTGGATGGAGTGGAATTAACCTCACTGAGCCAGGGACAGCTGCAGGAACAGCGGCGCAAGATCGGCATGATCTTTCAGCATTTTAATCTGCTGTCTTCTGCGACGGTATACGACAACATTGCTTTTCCGCTCCGCCTGGCTGGTACGCCGAAGGCGCAGATTGAACGCAAGGTGCTGGAACTGCTCGCGCTTGTAGGACTGGAAGAGCACAGCCGCAAATATCCGGCGCAGCTCTCCGGCGGTCAAAAGCAGCGTGTCGGTGTAGCGCGGGCGCTGGCCAGCGACCCCGATGTGCTGCTCTGCGATGAAGCCACCTCGGCGCTGGACCCGCAGACAACCGACTCCATTCTCCGGCTGCTGCTGGACATTAACCGGAAGTTTCATCTGACCATTGTGCTCATTACCCACGAAATGCATGTGATTCAGAGCATTTGCGACCGGGTAGCGGTGATCCATGGCGGGGGAATTGTGGAGCAGGGGGAAGTGGCAGATGTATTCCTGAAGCCCCAACATGAAGTGACGAAGGATTTCATCCGCAGTGAGAACCAGCATGAAGGGCCGCTCCGTGTTGCACTGGAGGCAGTGCATGATAAGTACAGCAAATCCGTCAAAATCACTTTTCTTGGACAAAAGACATATGAATCTACCCTATCCCATGTGGTTCGTGGAACAGGTGTAGACTTTGCCATCCTCCAGGGGACGATTTCAACGATCAAAGAAGTGCCTTACGGCCAATTGCTTGTTCGCTTTGAAGGAAGCGCGCAAGCCGTCGAGGCGACCCTTGCCGAACTGGCGGCACAAGGTCTTGATGTGGAGGTGTTTGCCTGA
- a CDS encoding Cthe_2314 family HEPN domain-containing protein — MLRILLGEPPRENSGVLAEAMDNMAKAASMLRREMNTHEDPDHESRKLEIWTRGLISSLDELEQSWFAAAFFRKSVVAGYMDDMSPKEQGEYARYVYFYKNGFIRVFSLLDKLGTVLNSLYDLNTSKVKVHFSYFTVLRQFQLHEKHTALAGELETIKNAYREPLENLRKRRNAEIHYMNAEMQDDLWQRHQGLHDKIHLEDLDSHLEDLKQSLEMVCKSLAASFRYSNEQWHKGKIAANLKRAHHSQ; from the coding sequence ATGCTGCGGATATTACTCGGAGAACCGCCCCGCGAGAACAGTGGTGTGCTGGCTGAAGCCATGGACAATATGGCGAAGGCGGCATCCATGCTGCGCAGGGAGATGAACACCCATGAAGACCCGGATCATGAATCCCGCAAGCTGGAAATCTGGACGCGCGGGCTGATCTCTTCCTTGGACGAGCTGGAGCAAAGCTGGTTCGCGGCTGCTTTTTTCCGCAAATCCGTTGTAGCGGGTTATATGGATGATATGTCTCCTAAGGAGCAGGGGGAATATGCGCGTTATGTTTATTTTTATAAAAATGGCTTCATCCGTGTATTCTCACTGCTGGACAAGCTGGGTACGGTTCTTAACAGTCTGTATGACCTGAATACCAGCAAAGTCAAAGTCCATTTCTCCTATTTCACTGTACTGCGCCAGTTTCAGCTGCATGAGAAGCATACAGCCCTCGCCGGGGAACTGGAGACGATCAAAAACGCCTACCGTGAACCGCTCGAAAATCTGCGCAAACGCCGCAATGCCGAGATTCATTACATGAACGCCGAAATGCAGGATGATCTGTGGCAGCGGCATCAGGGTCTCCATGACAAAATTCATCTGGAGGATCTGGACAGTCATCTGGAGGATCTGAAGCAGAGCCTGGAAATGGTCTGCAAATCCTTGGCAGCTTCCTTCAGGTACAGCAATGAGCAGTGGCACAAGGGCAAAATCGCGGCAAACCTTAAGAGAGCCCATCATTCTCAGTAA